Proteins found in one Trichoplusia ni isolate ovarian cell line Hi5 chromosome 14, tn1, whole genome shotgun sequence genomic segment:
- the LOC113500451 gene encoding uncharacterized protein LOC113500451: MDWSNDKVLKFIELLKEEPAIWDRNRASNNNRQETIDAWERIQAQFSVEYSVEELKRKRNCLMTAYRDYLRKIKESSSNFEDVYKPTWFAFDALHSFLGSMYEMDIQLLEPTTKRRKRERWLSRDYDIMNQQAESETSQQSEYSQDSSRKRRNSQESHFIAKNRISDIPFQREKPAPLEPSEGNEYDLYGQLLAEKLKKMQDADRLMVMNEIDNLVFKYAVNARSRKDNQSVDTIAFITPSHPSYLKASGTGSINKKKMKLLASQIKDANCGSNEMSSDDD; the protein is encoded by the exons ATGGATTGGAGTAACGACAAAGTGTTGAAGTTTATAGAGTTGTTGAAGGAAGAGCCTGCTATATGGGATCGCAATAGAGCATCAAATAATAATCGTCAAGAGACTATTGATGCGTGGGAGCGCATACAAGCACAATTCTCTGTCGAATACTCAGTTGAGGAGCTAAAACGAAAGAGAAATTGTTTGATGACAGCTTATAGAGATTACCTGAGGAAAATTAAAGAATCATCGTCAAATTTTGAAGACGTGTATAAACCTACATGGTTTGCGTTTGACGCGTTGCACAGTTTTTTGGGCTCGATGTACGAAATGGACATACAATTACTG GAACCGACTACAAAGAGGCGTAAACGAGAACGATGGCTATCAAGAGATTACGACATCATGAATCAACAAGCAGAATCAGAGACTTCACAGCAATCAGAATACTCCCAAGATTCCAGTAGAAAACGGAGAAATTCGCAAGAGTCCCACTTCATTGCCAAGAATCGAATAAGTGACATACCATTCCAAAGAGAAAAACCAGCTCCACTCGAACCCAGCGAAGGGAACGAATACGACCTTTATGGTCAACTGCTAGCAGAGAAACTGAAGAAAATGCAGGATGCAGACAGACTGATGGTTATGAACGAGATAgacaatttagttttcaaatatgCGGTGAATGCTAGATCGAGGAAGGATAACCAATCTGTAGACACTATAGCTTTTATAACTCCGTCTCATCCAAGCTATTTAAAAGCATCAGGTACTGGTTCAATTAAtaagaagaaaatgaaattgttgGCTTCACAGATTAAGGACGCGAATTGTGGTTCTAATGAAATGTCATCTGATGATGATTGA